One window of the Esox lucius isolate fEsoLuc1 chromosome 8, fEsoLuc1.pri, whole genome shotgun sequence genome contains the following:
- the pigc gene encoding phosphatidylinositol N-acetylglucosaminyltransferase subunit C has protein sequence MGADSGLGTGPGPAVPWRKVLWERQPFPDNYVDHRFLEELRRNEGLRQYRYWAVVREAGLVAQQISCVALFLTLWLYMEQGLLSPSTLLWSGLLCALLGYGFYQALGPQGDSDSQQRTRWSDLQSASIFLSFTFGFSPVLRTLTESVSTDTVYAMTALMLLAHLVSFPYAQPSPPGSLSLNAALFASVCLASRLPGDHRASRGLNSSSPSSLHTFTMLCWALLVFALWPCLRQRLRECAPQGFGCVCLLMGLSGVGGLGSIWPGGAVLLAAVLGAVTLLCPLLLIRLQSDKDNIHGPWDEAEIREDLARFLR, from the exons ATGGGGGCAGACAGTGGGTTGGGAACGGGCCCAGGCCCGGCAGTGCCCTGGAGGAAGGTACTATGGGAACGGCAGCCCTTCCCTGACAACTACGTAGACCACCGCTTCCTGGAGGAGCTCAGAAGGAATGAGGGCCTCCGCCAGTACCGCTACTGGGCTGTGGTGCGGGAGGCTGGACTGGTGGCCCAGCAGATCTCCTGTGTGGCTCTGTTTCTTACTCTCTGGTTGTACATGGAGCAG ggccttctctccccctccaccctgctGTGGAGTGGCCTGCTCTGTGCCTTGCTGGGCTACGGATTCTACCAAGCGCTGGGTCCGCAGGGGGATTCAGACAGCCAACAACGTACACGTTGGTCCGACCTGCAGAGTGCCTCCATCTTCCTGTCCTTCACCTTCGGGTTCTCTCCGGTCCTCCGGACATTAACAGAGTCTGTCAGTACCGACACAGTGTACGCCATGACGGCCCTGATGCTGCTAGCCCACCTAGTGTCCTTCCCATATGCCCAGCCTTCGCCCCCGGGCAGCCTCTCTCTCAACGCGGCCCTCTTCGCCTCCGTCTGCCTGGCTTCGCGCCTTCCTGGGGACCACCGCGCTTCCAGGGGCCTGAACTCTTCCTCCCCCTCGTCCCTCCACACATTCACCATGCTCTGCTGGGCCCTGTTGGTGTTTGCCCTGTGGCCTTGTCTTCGGCAGCGGCTGAGGGAGTGTGCCCCGCAGGGGTTTGGCTGTGTCTGCCTGCTGATGGGCTTGTCCGGGGTGGGTGGGCTGGGCTCCATCTGGCCCGGGGGAGCTGTACTCCTGGCTGCAGTCCTGGGGGCCGTAACGCTGCTATGCCCTCTGCTGTTGATCAGGCTGCAGAGCGACAAGGATAACATCCATGGACCCTGGGATGAGGCAGAGATACGGGAGGACCTGGCGCGCTTTCTACGCTGA